The genomic DNA AACTATTCTTAATTTCCTCTCACCTCCAACTTCAGTTCTAGAGGAAAATATTGAGCCGTCTTATACATCGTTGACCCATCATCAGCGAGAAGATCTAGTACATCTTGCAGCCCGGGTTTAGCGTTGAGCGAGCTTGCGCCGAGTAGATTTGCCTGCTCAAGAGCAGGCCGGCTCCACAAGTACGGACTACAGTCAGAGAAATCCACGAAACGAACCCCTCTATTCAGCTGTTTCTTCACCTCAGACTGTCCAATTTTATGTCGGTCTCAATACGACGCAATAAGACAAGAAGAGAATTATCTGGGGAGTAAAAATGAAGACCACGACTGTACATTGCATCCACGCTTACTTTCTGAAGACAAATAAGGCTTGTACGCAACTAAAAGTATGCGTGCGTTCTCGAGAGTGCGAAGAGCTGGGCAGGCGTTCATGAGAGCGCACATGAGACGAATAAGTGAAACTATGAGAGACATTGTCGAGTAAACCTGCATCAAAAAACTTCCAATACCTCTAGTCAGtccttcatcttcatcaGTGTCTGTTGATTCCAACAGTTGGGTGAAGAAATCCGGCTGATTGACTAGTACATCAAACAGTTCTGTTGGCAATATGATGAGGTCGCTGTAAGCGTCGGCGTTAGCAGAGTAAAGCGACGGCACTAACGACCCCGCGATATCGAGAACTTCCGAAGACGAAAGGGCGAATCTACAACAATAACACCAGATGATCGTCACGCGTCACTTCAATAGTATGCAAACCGTAGAGATGTTTCGGAAAAGTCGTTCCACGTAGGAATCAGAGGCGAAAAATCAATGTTTGCGTCTTCGCTTTCCGTTATCTTTTAGTATAATACGTGGTGAAGTCTCTTCACAGGTAATCGTCATTCCTACCTTTGATGCCCAGCTGGAAACAACCTTTGCTAGATTCGTTTCGTTCACAGATTTGCCTAGGAAGATCAGTGCAGTTTCTCTGGAAGATTGACCACAGGAACAGCATACCACACTTCAATGCTGCTACAAGTTGTTCCAAACAAGCTTTTGTAAATAGAACAACGGCGTCAGTGGCGTCGGTCCGAAGCATCCAGCGAGCCAATGCTTCAGATGAGGCCAACTGATACCTAACAGCAGCTACATACAGAAACTAACCAAAACTCAGAAGATTTTCTAACTTAGTCCAGTTGGGGCAAGCGCACAAAAGAGTCAACGCTCTCAAACACCGTTCTTTTCCTGAATTCGATATACCTTTAATTGATGTCTCTCAGTGGAAATTGCACTTGCACTACGAACCTCGAGGTTTCACCTTCATCTCCCGAAGAAAGCTTACCAGTAGATCACACCAAATTTTCTACAACAAATATTGAAACCTTTATaatcaaaaggaaaaagtaaccttttcttcttctttctcttctgcatTCAGCAAGTGGGCGATCGCATCTTCCCAATAAAGATCAGCCAGTTTCCTGCAAAATCTCCTCTCGCTTTTGCCTACCAACGTAATTATCTCTCAACTGCCGTATTCAACCTATTTAAATACCTGCTGTATTTGACAGTTGACACAGCAGTGCCGCCGACACAGGAACCAGTACGTCTTTTTCTACCGTCCAATTTACGCGCCGGTTTTCGGCGACTAAAGCTTCCGCTAAAGTCTTGTCGTTCTCGATAAGCATCGCACAGATTCGAACTGAAGCTGGAGTCAAAATCGTCAGCAAAAAGAATACGTCCTCTGTTGTCGCACGATAAATTTTCGGAAAACGAGCAAATATTTTGTTCAGCGCTCGCCCGGCAACTTCGATCCGACTTTCTATCAAAAAAGCGAGCAACGTTCGAATTATTTCCTCTCGTAAACGTTCACTGCTGCTCTCCGTGCAAAGTGATACGAAATTTTCGCAGCAGTCGCCGTTATCTGATAGAAAGATTGATTTGCTTGAAGCCAAGGCCAACGCAATGCCCTCGTCATTCAAACAGGGCAAAAGACTGAACAGAATGTCGGGCTTTAGATGGCCTTTCTCGCGAATCTGATCGAGCAGCCTGGATGCAAATGATTCTACGGTGCTTCTGAGCGCAGGAATGCGATCAAACGCCGATCTTGTCATGGCACAAATGTCAACGAGACATTTCGATTGATAATCGTTCGGCatctcgatcgtctttcCTCTCCGTTTTGGTTTTGGAAGAGACTCGAGTATCACTTGGGAAAAGACAGATAAACGAGGATAGATTTGCCCCACGAGGTAGTCGGAAAGTTTCATCTGCGTAACAGAAGTTCGCAGCAGAgcaaggaaaaaagaaacggttTTCCATGGCGTTTTAGCCGACGAGTCTCTTTCGAGAAGTAGATACAAACGAGAGAAGGCGGTCAAGGCTACCTCTTCCAGATCATTTCGCTGTAGGCTAGTCATCTCGTTGAGCATAATCGTCTGGAACGATTCACTGGGAAGGATAGGTAGAAATGATTGCTTCTCGTCACTGAACCTAATTGAAGTCGCAGCCAGCTGAAGCCAAGTTGGAAAGAGAGGAAAGAGGAGAGATTGGACGTCTTTCGGAAGATCTACACAGGTAACTGAGTTCGGTCATAAGAAAAATACCCCAACGCTGTAGTTCACCTCCGAAATGTCCAAAATGAGTTTTAAGGTAGTGAATAAATACGTCGTAGTTTCTTTCCAGACAGCAGTCGCAAAAGTCGATAATCTTCTGAGCATTTTCGATGCACAGCTGAGGTCCAATGGACAGCAATACTTGGTAAAGTTTCTCAGTCTCAGTCAATCTCTGAACTTCAACAGACAGAGTACGCCacagaaaaataaaagtGGACAAGTTCAAACTACCTTTTCGTCTTGTCAGCTTTGCTTGCTTCGACGATATGATTTTCTCAAGCTTGGCTCTGCCTTCCTCAAGCATCTCCTCACTACTACTACTTACTGTTATAAAAGCTTCGCCAGCCGTGCTCCATGCTGAAAAGTAAGCGACCAAGTGCTGCTGCTCTGATGATGATGcgctttcgccttttcgtGGTCTCACGTACTTTAGCACAGTCTCCACAAGACATTCTGGGTTGGTTTGAATATGCAGAAGTCTCAgtagaaatgaagaaacCAAATTCGACAGAgatgctaaaagaaaaaaatcagaaatgCACAACGTCGTGGAGGCAAATTACAAATAAATTTTGGATCATCTGACGTGGCTTGCATGCTCTTTGAGTACTGCTGAAGGCACGTAATGACTACGGGACTGAATGGCATGTGAAATGAATCACCTACGAGAGAATAGAATAACTCAAAGAAATATCTCATTCGACTGTACTTCCAAGGGAGAGGGGTTCATCCAAGTCCTCCTTTTCTAGTATTGCGTCGATGTCAAATGACGTAGTGGCTTGACGCGAATGGCATATCTCTTCTATCGAGCTGTAGAGATCTTTCACCGAAAGTGCAATCACACTTTCAATCCATCGCAACAGCGAAGGACAGCAGTACGTCTTAGTGCAAGACTTTATAGCTTCAACAAAGAGACTGCACTCCAACGAGGCGCTGTGCTGAAACAAATCCAGATCGATCAAAAcctgaaataaaatttgcttacagaaaaaaggaaaaaatgggCTGCGACCTTCTGCAGAAGAGCCATCGTTGCTTCAATAAAACTTTCATTTTTATCCAGCAAAGCCAGTACGCCAAGAAGTCCAGACGACGTCTGCGTTCGAGCCTAACAATGATAGATTTCCCTATTCACATTCAGCAGCATTAGATACCCCCCAACTCACGTCAAGCCACCGGCAACTTCCTCTAGGTACGTATCTCATAATACTCAATAGCATTAATACCAAATTCTCCGGCAAAGAAACGAGATACGCCTCTCGTTCAATATCCCCACGAGGATGACCGAGAAGCTTACAAAAGTCGTAGCCCGAACGAATAACGGCTGACGGCACGAGACGAACGAAACAATCGACTGCCTCCAATACCTTAGCATAGTACGTAAGACGATTCACATTGGCATCTAGAAaattctcctcctcctcctcttctccgTGATCGTGAAAATAGATTGCAGCGTTGTATCTGACTGAGAGTAGGAGATTTACATCGGGGAAAAGTTTCTCGAGCTCGTTTCGAAACGAGCTGAGAAAGGTCCGGTCGCCTGCATCTCCCCATCTGAAATCGTCCTCGGTAATTTGCTCGCAGCGATTGACTACTTCAAGAGATTTACGCATGACTGAAACGAGAAAGGCGCACGTTGCAAAACGAACGCCGATTTCCTTGtgctaaaaatcgaaatttaAAAAGGAGGAATTCATTGTTCACGTTGTACCTGAAGGCCAATAGAAAGGACTTGCCTAGACGCTGCTGATGGACACAGAAGGCCAACGACGTGCGGTAGCAGTTCTTTGGGATGATACTTTGGATGGGGACAAATAGACGACACGTGTCCTTGCACGTTTTCAACTAGCTAGAAAACGAGCAACCTTTCTAACGCAATATGAGAGTgtgcaatttctttttttcttacgttgATGAAGAACTTGAGCGTGTTAAACCACGATTCCGATTTCTTGGGCTCGACTGGGAATGAGGACTTTGAGAAATAGGGCCGAACCAAATCTGGACATGACGTGAGAACACGAGTGACGAGTTCAACGACCAATGAATCGTTCCACGGCTGTCTGAGTCCAGTCAAacagcgaagaagaacggGATTGTTTGATCTGAAAGAAACAAATGCGtacaaaaatgaaatttagaTATCATTCATAGCGAATGAGGTAAGGAGGTTCAATGTCGTACTTTTTTAGAGTGAAAGGAGGCTGGGCCCTAAAAGCGATGCCCTTTTCATGCGAGCAGCACAATTTCACCAGGAACTTGTGAACGTAGTCGCGCAGAAGAACAGGCTGAGAAGAGCCATCGGATGCAACAATTTCCAGCTGGTCTTCGGTACGTTCATAAAGTTTGACTAGATAGCCTAGACATTGAGGCGAGAAATATCCAATTTTGGTGCTCTTAGAAACAGACGTATTGTCCAAAACCTATCATGATGAAAATACTCAATAAACTACACTGGCCGCTTGGAATTTACGTATTGTTCCAAGACGGAAAGCACAAGGTGAATAATTGCCAACGGATCGTCAGCAAGATTTTTCATAATAGCACTCAATAAAACTATACGACTTTATCAATTGACTCGATTTctcaaaatttcaaaaattcctACCTTTGTTCCCCAGAGCCGACGTTGTGACGACTCCATTGCCTGACACCAAAAAAGCCAGGCAGAATTTTACAAAACACGACCTAACATCCTTGCCCTTCTCCTAAGGAGTACCAAAGAATATCATAGAAGAATTCCTATCCTATTTCTTGTCTACGACTTTGTGATTTCTTCGACTCGGAAAAGACTTCAAAGAAGGAAGCGAGAAGTCGAAAAGCAACTGCGTCTCCCGAGCAATCGTCGGACTCAGCGTCACGACGGTGGCGAGCAATTTCAACGAGGCAACGACAAGGGAGTTCTGAGCTGAAGCGCTCAGACCCTGATAGACGATTCTCAAGTGATTgtgaacgagacgacgagacaaTCGAAGGCCCAAATTCTGGTGATCTGGATCGGCGGCAATGTGAAGAAATAAAGCTTCGAGCGCTTCGAGCAGAAGCTGGAGCTAGTCACGATATTCgaacttcaaaaagacgaTCTTTTCGGATTTACTTGTTGTGGTGGAAATTTGTCTTGGTTGAGCAACTGCACCAAGGACTTGGCTTCGTTTGAGTAGGCCAAGTAGGTTTCCACGAATTCCGGCCCGTCATTGACGTCTCGAGCGCATTTGTTGAAGCAGGCGAGGCCTGAACAAGAAATCTTTGTCAGGGAGGAGCCGTCTGAGTTTCTAACCTTCCAATACGGTGCTCTCGGACTGAATCAAAGTCGAGAACTCGTCCAACTTGTGCTGAACGGGatttctcttcgcttttgGTACCCCGCGATCGcccgcttttcttttctttcccaTGCCGATGCGCAAGCGGAGTCGCAGCGACTCGCAAGGTAAAAATGGAGGcggtgacgacgatggcGGAGCGGGATCTCCGCGCTCAGCTGTCCGACGCCCTCCTCAAGCACGTACGCCGTTCGAGTTCGACCGACCGCGGCGATCCGTCTTCGTACACGGAATACGAAAAGGCGCGCACCCGTTTATTCGCAATCTACTCCAATTCGCCGCACAACCTCGACGAATCGCGATTCAACGCGATCATTCAGGACGTCGAGGACGCGTGCTTCGCGTCGAGCAAGGCGGCAGTCGACAGGCACATCACCGTGTTGAATTCGCCGAAATCAACGGCGAATGAAATCAGTAGTTCGTGCTACGATCTTTCCTTCGTCCACTTTCGGCCCTGGTATCAACAGGAGCGCTATTACAGCGCCGACTATTTtgcgcgacgcgacggcattcgtcgtctcgtcgaaatcaTCGGAAGTCGTCCGGTTCGCGAAGTGCTTCGCTACGCCTTgtccgcctgctggaatttCTGCTCGAGTGACTATCGCAGTCGGCTGCTGATTAGGGAGGGAATACTCGACGTGCTGAAGCCGCTTATGAAGGAGTCGAGTCGTGAGGAGAAACGAAAATGCTACGGTCTTCTGTGGGGATTGCTCGAGTTTCAAGATATTCAAGTAGGGAACCATATGTACCACTGGTCAGATAACGAATTTTCATATTTTCCAGATCCAGGTCGTTGAATTTGGTTTCCTCGACATCTTTTGCAAAACGATCAAGGACTCGGATGACatgaaagacgtcgaattggcACTTGGATGCACTCACTGCTGCTGTTCGAATTTTCGCCTTCACGAACAAGCAATCCAGTCCGGCTTggtcgacgtcattttctctaCGTGCGTGAAGGTCATAGCCGACTTCAATTACGAatacgacgaagaggatcgTCTCGCAACGATTATGCTGGCCTACACGGGCTACAACGCGCTGGCATCTCTCTGCCTTCACGTCAACGCCAAACAACGGCTTGAGACCGTGCACAATCGAGTTCACGTTTGCGACGGAAAAGTAAAGGACCTCATTGATAATATGGACGAAAAACTCCAACCCATGTCGGACTGGATGGAGAAGAATGATCCCGACGAGGTTGGTCGGTTTACTTGaatgcttcttcttcttctttgattaGTGTTTTCGTTTAAGATTCGAGAGCGCGAGGACGGGCACTACGTTTGGCGTTACATGCGCCCGTTCaccgttcttctctttggtCGACATCCCGTGGTTCGGCGTATGGGcgcgttcgccgccgccaatcTCATGCAGGGCGCCGAAAATCGGGAGATATGCGCGCGAGAGGACGGCAACAGCTACGCGCCGATTCAGTGCACGGCGTGGGGTCGCGACGAGCGAGCGAGACAGTGGGCCAAGAAGGCAATGAGCTACGTAAGGAATTCCCAATTAGATAGTGTCTACTATTAATAGGTAGCACTCTTTCTTACTTAGATCTATGCCGATCAATCTGATCCTCCGCCTCTTCAAGCCATATGTCGCTATTATATATCAGACAATTTTGAACGCTTTTCCGATAGTTCTTTACGTCGTTTGCCTCGCGTTCTTCAGAGATCAATAACTCCGTTTGATCATTGATTTTGTAGCTTTTGCAATTATGTCGATGTAATTTATTTCACGTGATGTATATTCTCCCCCTCACAATATCCACGGTCGCGATGAAAAGggcttttgtcgtcgttttaaCCGTCCTCGTTTGCTTGAGTGAGAGCCTCGATCCCGACTGGGTTTCCGCGTATAACGTCATCTGGAACACGACTACGGCCGACGAAAGAGGCTCGTTGCCGCTGGGAAACGGAGATATAGCCAGCAACGTCTGGTTGGAGAATAAGACCGGTGACGTGCTTTTCTATCTGGCAAAAGCCGACGCGTGGGACGTCAACGCGCAACTGCTCAAAGTCGGACGCATTCGCCTTCATTTTGACCCTCCTCTCTATACTTCCTCCACGAGTGACTTTCGCCAGGCGCTCGATCTTCTGCGCGCGAGCGTCAATATCTCTTCTGAAGGTTACGAAGTTCTTTTGTTTGTCGATGCTCTTCTTCCCGCTTTTCGAGTCCAAGCTGCACGCACGGACGAGAAATCGTTTTCGGTCAAAGCCTCTCTGGAAGTCTGGCGCAACGATACGACACCCGTGCCAAAATCGTGGGTAGGTGGACAGTTTTGCAAGAGTCGATTCATGTTCCCCGATACCGTTGTCAATACGATTCCTTTTTCGCCAGACGTCCTCCTTTGGTATCATCGAAACTATCCCACGAACAGCACCTTCTGGTCTGATTCCCTCACACTACAGGGCCTCGATTCTCTCAACGGTTCACTGCACGATCCACTGACAAACGTCACGTTTGGCGGATTGATCCAAGGTGTCGCATTGAAGAGAACAGATCCGACAACACTTTCCGGGTCGAATATTCAATCGCTCGATATGGCGGTAACACTTCTGACGCAACAGATGGATTCGGTAGAGGACTGGACGATGTTGCTAGCAAAACAGACATACGCAAATCCAGCTGTGACGAAAAGTTACGAGAACACAGCCGAGTGGTGGGGAAAATTCTGGACGCAATCCGGCGTTATAGTCGATTCAAAGACAAGCGACGACGGGCACGTAATCTCTGCACAGGCCGCCTATCAACGATTCTTAGACGCGTGTGACGGTCGAGGTGCCTATCCCATCAAATTCAACGGTCAACTGTTCACGGCTGACGACGGCACAAACGGGCCAGACTACCGCGACTGGGGCGGCGGCATTTGGTGGCAAAATACTCGTCAACCGTATTACAACGCTCTCGCTTCGGGCGACCTCGACATGTTGCGCAGTTTCTATCAGTTCTACGTGAAACTGTTGCCACTCGTTCAAGGTCGAACGAAGATATATTTCAATCACAGCGGAGGTTTTTTTCCCGAGACGATGACTGCTTTCGGTACGTATGACAACAATGGATTCGGATACGGATGCAGCGAGAAAGCAAATCACATTGCGTCGAACACTTACATTCGCTATCACATCGTCGGCTCTTTGGAATTGGtctttttgcttttggaCGACTTCGATTTCACCGGCAACAAGACCGTCGCTCAGTCCTACTTGCTCCCCATCGCGCAAACCGTGCTGACCTATTACGACAAACACTGGCCCAACAAGGATTCAAAGACAGGAAAAACCGTCTTCTTTCCCAGCCAGTCGTTGGAAACGTGGCAGTGTCCCAATATTCCGGCCACTGTCTCGACGTGCGTCACGAATCCAACGCCGGACGTCGCCGGCCTTCACGCCATTCTTCCTCGAATGCTTCAGCTCAAATCAAAAGGTATCAACGTATCGGACGACGATCAGAATCGCTGGCAACAAATGCTCAACGACCTCCCcgacgtggcgacgacgaaggacgCCCACGGCAACGTCTACATCATGCCCGGCGAACTGCTGCCGTCTCACGAATCGAACAGCGAAAACACGGAGCTCTACGTCGTCCACCCGTTTCGTCTCTACGCGTACGGAATGTCGGACGCcgatctcgccgtcgccaaaCTCACCTACGCAAATCGACGGCACCCGTGCAACGACGGATGGTGCCAAGACATCATGGACGCGGCGATCCTCGGCATCACTGACGACGCTATGAAAATGGTCGTTCAGCGCGCTCGCGCCGCGCCGCAATCAGGATGGCGTTTCACCGGTTTCGCCGCTCACGATCAGGACTACGAGCCGAGCGTCGATCATCTGAATACGATGAGAACGGCACTTCACTATATGCTCGTGCAAtggtcgtcgacgaataaTACCGTCTATCTGTTTCCGTCTTGGCCGGTCGACGCGTGGGACGTCACCTTTCGGCTCTTTGCGCCGGGAAATACGCTGATTGAGGCGAGCTGCGTCGGTGGAaagttgacgtcgttgatcgTCACTCCCCAGTCGCGTCTCAGCGATGTCATCGTGGTCAACTGCAAGAAAAGCGAATGATCTGTCAGTTAGCCAGACAAACGTTTTTCCCTTGAAAGACGACTTTTTCACGTTGCTTTTTTTATTGCACCCAGGCTGCACACAAAAAACTATTTGCTACATCACACCCTCCCCCCTGATTGTGGCTGCTATTCAGCAAGATATAAAACCCAATGTTTTCGTACCTGACGAATGAATAACATACATACAGTTCACTGCTCCGGACGATCGACTGCCTGAtagccttcgtcgtcgaccggACCGAGAGGATTTTCATAATCCTCGCCCATGTCTTGCATTTCAGTTGGATCCTGATAGCCACTACCTTCGTCCATATCATCGTGCATTTCTGTTGGATCTTGGTAGCCACCCTCCCCCATGTCGCCGTTAGCACTAGGATCCTCGTATCCCGCTTCGTCCGGCTCTTTTATCTCTGGTGGCACGCTGTACTTCGGAGCCTGTTCGGAACCAACTCTCGAAGGACCCTACCAAACAGAACTCCTCTATCAAATCGGCAAATTCCTCTTTTCTAACTTGAGAATTCGGAACGCTCTCGTACGCCGCTTCGTCAAAGAGGCCGTCTTTTGCGTTTGCTCCATGAGGATTTTCGTAATTCGACGGTTGATCGGCAGCAGCCTAAATACAAGAGCTCATCTTCAATAAAACGTGTAAAGTCGCCGCTAACCTTCTTTTTCGGAGACTGAAGCGGATTCTCGTACCCAATTCCATCATCATCGGGCACCGCCGCGGACCCAGACTGAGGCACTCCTCCGTCGTTATCATACGgattttcattttcgttCGTTTCAGGAACAGTGCTGCCATTCTGTCTCGTTTTAAAATGAGTGACTGTTAGTGCAGATTCCCTCTCATCTCTCTACCTTGAGCTTGTCCGGATCTTCGTAATGAAAAAAGCCTTCCGCGTCCGGATCTTCGTACAACGCTTTCTCCGCTTCGGGATCGAAGTCGAGTTCGTAATCATCGTCGGCGCCGAGAGTGTCGGCGTAGCGACGCATCTGCTCCGCTCGATCGTCCTTGTCGAGCTCGTCAgcctgaaagaaaaagcgttttgGGGTTCAAACGACTGAACGAATTGTCTCCCTCGCACTTTTGAAACAATCACGTATCGCGACGGATCTTTCTTCAAGTTCTCCAGATCGACGACCAGCTCGGAGAAGTCCACGCGAGCAGTTCGGTCAAAAAGCCAACCTagggcgagaaaaaaaacagttgCGACTATTTTTCCGCGTAGagtcatttctttttctcgcacAGCGCAGCATGAGTCCGTAGACCTCGACGGTGACCGTTTTCGGCTGACGCAGTCTCTCGCCCGTTTGCAGCACTGCAAGTATGTCCTCGCCGGATTTGTCGCGATAAGGAACGCCGCCGAATGTCATGATCTCCCAAAGGGTGACCCCTACGAATAAAAATCGTCACTGTCAAACCGTATGGGACTTCTTCCTGCCCACCGTAGCTCCACACGTCGCTTTCGGTTGTGAAGTCGTCCTTCTGAATCGTCTCCGGAGCCATCCAAGGTAAGAGCATCTACGCTCATGCTAAAGGATGCTTCTCGTACGTATCTATCCGCGCTACTTACTCTGCTTCCAATATTATCCGCCAGTTTCGACGTTCCATAGTCGGTTATTCTCACTTGATTTGGCTTCtgaacgagaacgtttcgaCACGCCAAATTGCCGTGAACAATTCCTTTCACAGAGAGAAATTCCATTCCCTGGGagcaaaataaaattaaaaaaattggcgATTCCCGTTCCAGAGATTCGCCGTGCCTTAGCTATCTGCCAACTGTACGTAAGCACGGCGGTTGAGGTCAAATATCGTCTCTGTCtcttcaaaaaatgaacgAGACTTCCAAAGGGGCAGTAGTGAGAGACGAGCATGATGCTCTTGTCCTCTTCGTTCATGCACAGGCCTAATATGCGAAGAACGTCTGAACTGCTGATAGCAGACAGCAAGACCACTTCCTATGAGAGCAAAACagtttgtttaattaatattcaatttttatttttacctgAAGTatgtctttctcttctttcagttcCAACGTCTGGTCAAGAATTTTGATGCCGACCGGAATTTTCAAGGTTTTACCCTCAGGATGCCAAAAACCCTAGAAATTAAATCAACTTTGCGTGACTAGCAACCGCGTAGCGGAAAGCCTTACTTTGAACACTTCGCCAAACGTTCCCGAACCAAGTTTGTTGCCAAATTCGAGAGCTTTTATATCTATAATTTCCAGCTTCGCCTCACCGGTCCTATACTCGTCCGGAAGCTACAATAAACCATCAACTTCACttgagaaacaaaaaaaacaacaatgGAAAAGCACAAACGCACCTCAGCCAGTTCCAAAAGAAGAG from Oscarella lobularis chromosome 11, ooOscLobu1.1, whole genome shotgun sequence includes the following:
- the LOC136192790 gene encoding nucleolar pre-ribosomal-associated protein 1-like isoform X1, encoding MGKKRKAGDRGVPKAKRNPVQHKLDEFSTLIQSESTVLEGLACFNKCARDVNDGPEFVETYLAYSNEAKSLVQLLNQDKFPPQQLQLLLEALEALFLHIAADPDHQNLGLRLSRRLVHNHLRIVYQGLSASAQNSLVVASLKLLATVVTLSPTIARETQLLFDFSLPSLKSFPSRRNHKEKGKDVRSCFVKFCLAFLVSGNGVVTTSALGNKVLLSAIMKNLADDPLAIIHLVLSVLEQYVLDNTSVSKSTKIGYFSPQCLGYLVKLYERTEDQLEIVASDGSSQPVLLRDYVHKFLVKLCCSHEKGIAFRAQPPFTLKKSNNPVLLRCLTGLRQPWNDSLVVELVTRVLTSCPDLVRPYFSKSSFPVEPKKSESWFNTLKFFINLVENVQGHVSSICPHPKYHPKELLPHVVGLLCPSAASRQVLSIGLQHKEIGVRFATCAFLVSVMRKSLEVVNRCEQITEDDFRWGDAGDRTFLSSFRNELEKLFPDVNLLLSVRYNAAIYFHDHGEEEEEENFLDANVNRLTYYAKVLEAVDCFVRLVPSAVIRSGYDFCKLLGHPRGDIEREAYLVSLPENLVLMLLSIMRYVPRGSCRWLDARTQTSSGLLGVLALLDKNESFIEATMALLQKVLIDLDLFQHSASLECSLFVEAIKSCTKTYCCPSLLRWIESVIALSVKDLYSSIEEICHSRQATTSFDIDAILEKEDLDEPLSLGSDSFHMPFSPVVITCLQQYSKSMQATSDDPKFISSLSNLVSSFLLRLLHIQTNPECLVETVLKYVRPRKGESASSSEQQHLVAYFSAWSTAGEAFITVSSSSEEMLEEGRAKLEKIISSKQAKLTRRKVQRLTETEKLYQVLLSIGPQLCIENAQKIIDFCDCCLERNYDVFIHYLKTHFGHFGDLPKDVQSLLFPLFPTWLQLAATSIRFSDEKQSFLPILPSESFQTIMLNEMTSLQRNDLEEVALTAFSRLYLLLERDSSAKTPWKTVSFFLALLRTSVTQMKLSDYLVGQIYPRLSVFSQVILESLPKPKRRGKTIEMPNDYQSKCLVDICAMTRSAFDRIPALRSTVESFASRLLDQIREKGHLKPDILFSLLPCLNDEGIALALASSKSIFLSDNGDCCENFVSLCTESSSERLREEIIRTLLAFLIESRIEVAGRALNKIFARFPKIYRATTEDVFFLLTILTPASVRICAMLIENDKTLAEALVAENRRVNWTVEKDVLVPVSAALLCQLSNTAGKSERRFCRKLADLYWEDAIAHLLNAEEKEEEKKIWCDLLVSFLREMKVKPRGKERCLRALTLLCACPNWTKYQLASSEALARWMLRTDATDAVVLFTKACLEQLVAALKCGKSVNETNLAKVVSSWASKITESEDANIDFSPLIPTWNDFSETSLRFALSSSEVLDIAGSLVPSLYSANADAYSDLIILPTELFDVLVNQPDFFTQLLESTDTDEDEGLTRVSLIRLMCALMNACPALRTLENARILLVAYKPYLSSENNSLLVLLRRIETDIKLDSLSPYLWSRPALEQANLLGASSLNAKPGLQDVLDLLADDGSTMYKTAQYFPLELKLEPTSWFDILQENGSLYDPRFLLPLFAQMMHPAFLIDCRQLVERGVLGLALGSLSSYDVHMRAAGYLALAEFQSQLDGARFREKLQLQMLLRNLVNAVTESNMRLPCLMTSFVAKAAHVLLKPDHCVYPLLNKFLLQRPVLELNDVPMFYELFNSSGFDFKAERAWMLHLLCEGLRDSADYRIYQKRHVLEMAISYHDSHLSDTRSQELVLNLVWRALQIRRAALDLIEHRGLFSWLHGLILNSNGKTKMGKAVELMQNAFTWLVEDERERKTTLEECRLCCISAVSLGSSSDGSIWPVKEVLEQCESKLNNSY
- the LOC136192800 gene encoding uncharacterized protein — its product is MEAVTTMAERDLRAQLSDALLKHVRRSSSTDRGDPSSYTEYEKARTRLFAIYSNSPHNLDESRFNAIIQDVEDACFASSKAAVDRHITVLNSPKSTANEISSSCYDLSFVHFRPWYQQERYYSADYFARRDGIRRLVEIIGSRPVREVLRYALSACWNFCSSDYRSRLLIREGILDVLKPLMKESSREEKRKCYGLLWGLLEFQDIQIQVVEFGFLDIFCKTIKDSDDMKDVELALGCTHCCCSNFRLHEQAIQSGLVDVIFSTCVKVIADFNYEYDEEDRLATIMLAYTGYNALASLCLHVNAKQRLETVHNRVHVCDGKVKDLIDNMDEKLQPMSDWMEKNDPDEIREREDGHYVWRYMRPFTVLLFGRHPVVRRMGAFAAANLMQGAENREICAREDGNSYAPIQCTAWGRDERARQWAKKAMSYIYADQSDPPPLQAICRYYISDNFERFSDSSLRRLPRVLQRSITPFDH
- the LOC136192796 gene encoding uncharacterized protein, which codes for MKRAFVVVLTVLVCLSESLDPDWVSAYNVIWNTTTADERGSLPLGNGDIASNVWLENKTGDVLFYLAKADAWDVNAQLLKVGRIRLHFDPPLYTSSTSDFRQALDLLRASVNISSEGYEVLLFVDALLPAFRVQAARTDEKSFSVKASLEVWRNDTTPVPKSWVGGQFCKSRFMFPDTVVNTIPFSPDVLLWYHRNYPTNSTFWSDSLTLQGLDSLNGSLHDPLTNVTFGGLIQGVALKRTDPTTLSGSNIQSLDMAVTLLTQQMDSVEDWTMLLAKQTYANPAVTKSYENTAEWWGKFWTQSGVIVDSKTSDDGHVISAQAAYQRFLDACDGRGAYPIKFNGQLFTADDGTNGPDYRDWGGGIWWQNTRQPYYNALASGDLDMLRSFYQFYVKLLPLVQGRTKIYFNHSGGFFPETMTAFGTYDNNGFGYGCSEKANHIASNTYIRYHIVGSLELVFLLLDDFDFTGNKTVAQSYLLPIAQTVLTYYDKHWPNKDSKTGKTVFFPSQSLETWQCPNIPATVSTCVTNPTPDVAGLHAILPRMLQLKSKGINVSDDDQNRWQQMLNDLPDVATTKDAHGNVYIMPGELLPSHESNSENTELYVVHPFRLYAYGMSDADLAVAKLTYANRRHPCNDGWCQDIMDAAILGITDDAMKMVVQRARAAPQSGWRFTGFAAHDQDYEPSVDHLNTMRTALHYMLVQWSSTNNTVYLFPSWPVDAWDVTFRLFAPGNTLIEASCVGGKLTSLIVTPQSRLSDVIVVNCKKSE